In the Gemmatimonadaceae bacterium genome, one interval contains:
- the trxA gene encoding thioredoxin, which yields MSNVLHVTDATFEAEVEKHDGLAIVDFWATWCGPCRMIAPILDQLATEYEGKVKVTKLDTDANVRTSARFNVRSIPTLLFFKEGRVVDQIIGAVRREFIEAKLVQHSANSAA from the coding sequence ATGTCCAACGTCCTGCATGTCACCGACGCCACGTTCGAGGCCGAAGTCGAGAAACACGACGGCCTGGCGATCGTCGATTTCTGGGCGACGTGGTGCGGCCCGTGCCGCATGATCGCGCCGATCCTCGATCAACTTGCGACCGAATACGAGGGCAAGGTCAAAGTGACCAAGCTCGATACCGATGCCAACGTCCGGACGAGCGCGCGCTTCAACGTGCGATCGATTCCCACGCTGCTGTTCTTCAAGGAGGGCCGCGTCGTCGACCAGATCATCGGTGCTGTTCGTCGCGAATTCATCGAGGCCAAATTGGTCCAACACTCGGCCAACTCGGCCGCGTAA
- the pth gene encoding aminoacyl-tRNA hydrolase: MLRFLFGRARSSKADPEAAVRPDELDAEAMKVIVGLGNPGREYERTRHNVGWWVVDHLADVWRFEPWKRDGEARVTTGSVGRARVRLVKPQTYMNLSGSVLRSYLRRPAWSAASDLMIVVDEVALPLGRYRFRARGSAGGHNGLKSIEAAVGSQDYARLRIGIAPDDPRRRGDLSDFVLDNFAKQESDVVRALMPTLTQALELWTSHGITPVLNRFTGTTENGSEE, from the coding sequence GTGCTCCGATTCCTGTTCGGGCGCGCACGATCGTCGAAGGCGGACCCCGAAGCGGCGGTCCGCCCCGACGAACTCGACGCCGAAGCCATGAAAGTCATCGTCGGGCTCGGAAACCCCGGACGGGAATACGAGCGCACGCGGCACAACGTCGGCTGGTGGGTCGTCGACCACCTCGCCGACGTGTGGCGTTTCGAGCCGTGGAAGCGCGACGGAGAAGCGCGCGTCACGACCGGTTCGGTCGGCCGCGCGCGCGTTCGCCTCGTCAAGCCGCAGACGTACATGAACCTCAGCGGGTCGGTGCTCCGGTCGTATCTGCGCCGCCCCGCCTGGTCGGCGGCGTCGGACCTCATGATCGTGGTGGACGAAGTCGCACTGCCGCTGGGGCGATATCGTTTTCGCGCCCGCGGAAGCGCCGGCGGGCACAATGGCCTCAAGAGCATCGAGGCTGCGGTGGGATCGCAGGACTACGCCCGTCTCCGCATCGGCATCGCGCCCGACGATCCTCGGCGGCGCGGTGACCTGAGCGACTTCGTGCTCGACAACTTCGCCAAACAGGAATCGGATGTCGTCCGCGCGCTCATGCCGACCCTGACGCAGGCGCTGGAGCTGTGGACGTCGCACGGCATCACGCCGGTGCTGAATCGATTTACCGGAACGACGGAAAACGGCAGCGAAGAATAA
- a CDS encoding 50S ribosomal protein L25/general stress protein Ctc: MATASLKATSRDETGTGSARKLRQGGNIPAIIYGHGREPQKLSLEGREVERLLGTISAASTVIELAVDGAMARTLIREVQRHPVRRNILHIDFQQLVAGEKVTVSVRIRFTGTADGVRNSGGILAETMHELSVRCDPSLIPDHVEVDVTPLTIGHSIHVRDLTLPEGVQVLDDEGATVCVCTAPAAAIEEPTPGVEGAEPAAAAEPELIRKPKAEEEEEEAK; encoded by the coding sequence ATGGCAACAGCATCTTTGAAGGCAACGTCGCGCGACGAGACCGGCACGGGCTCGGCGCGCAAGCTCCGGCAGGGTGGCAACATCCCCGCGATCATCTACGGCCACGGCCGTGAGCCGCAAAAGCTTTCGCTCGAAGGACGCGAGGTCGAGCGTCTGCTCGGCACGATTTCAGCGGCGAGCACGGTCATCGAGTTGGCGGTGGATGGCGCGATGGCACGCACGCTGATCCGCGAGGTCCAGCGGCATCCCGTGCGACGCAACATCCTCCACATCGATTTCCAGCAGCTCGTCGCCGGTGAGAAGGTCACCGTCAGCGTGCGCATCCGCTTCACGGGAACGGCCGACGGCGTCCGCAACTCCGGCGGCATCCTCGCCGAGACGATGCACGAGCTGTCCGTGCGCTGCGACCCGTCCCTCATTCCGGATCACGTCGAAGTCGACGTCACGCCGCTCACGATCGGCCACAGCATCCACGTGCGCGACCTGACGCTGCCCGAAGGCGTGCAGGTTCTCGACGACGAAGGCGCGACGGTGTGCGTCTGCACCGCGCCCGCCGCAGCGATCGAGGAGCCGACGCCGGGGGTCGAGGGTGCCGAGCCGGCGGCGGCGGCGGAGCCGGAGCTCATCCGCAAGCCGAAGGCGGAAGAGGAGGAAGAAGAGGCCAAGTAA
- the ispE gene encoding 4-(cytidine 5'-diphospho)-2-C-methyl-D-erythritol kinase — protein sequence MNASARVAAQAKINLFLDVLERDARGYHALETAFLRIDLADDVAIRESPGRSLAVSGPSLPLGGLGPNEKNLAYRAAVAYADAAGWPSGFSIDLVKRIPAGAGLGGGSADAGAVLRALEALSPTPLGPRLAEIASGLGADVPFMTIDEPMALGSGRGDRVKPIRPLEPRAIVLAVPSFGISTTDAYAWLDADRSAQSDRPRPGLAEPVATWDDAASSAHNDFAAVVARRHPEIATLTERLLGAGASIAMLAGSGSTVFGIFESAPDVASLGFGADVRVITTRTSDRVERVTVDR from the coding sequence TTGAACGCCTCCGCTCGCGTCGCGGCGCAAGCCAAGATCAATCTTTTCCTCGACGTGCTCGAGCGGGACGCTCGCGGATACCACGCACTCGAGACCGCCTTTCTCCGTATCGATCTCGCCGACGACGTTGCGATTCGGGAGTCCCCCGGCCGATCCCTGGCCGTCAGCGGTCCTTCGCTCCCGCTTGGCGGGCTCGGACCGAACGAAAAGAACCTCGCGTATCGTGCCGCGGTCGCGTACGCCGACGCAGCGGGATGGCCTTCCGGGTTCTCGATCGACCTCGTCAAACGAATCCCCGCGGGCGCGGGGCTCGGCGGCGGTAGCGCCGATGCCGGCGCGGTCCTGCGGGCGCTCGAGGCCCTCTCGCCTACGCCGCTCGGCCCGCGACTCGCCGAAATCGCCTCGGGGCTCGGCGCCGACGTTCCGTTCATGACCATCGACGAGCCGATGGCGCTCGGGTCCGGACGCGGCGATCGCGTGAAGCCGATTCGCCCGCTCGAACCGCGGGCCATCGTGCTGGCGGTACCGTCGTTTGGCATCTCGACCACCGACGCCTACGCCTGGCTCGATGCCGACCGGTCCGCGCAGTCCGACAGACCGCGGCCTGGTCTGGCCGAGCCGGTGGCGACCTGGGATGACGCGGCGTCGTCCGCGCACAACGACTTCGCCGCGGTCGTCGCCCGGCGCCACCCGGAGATCGCCACCCTGACCGAGCGGCTGCTGGGCGCCGGCGCGTCCATCGCGATGCTCGCGGGCTCCGGATCGACCGTATTCGGCATCTTCGAGTCGGCCCCGGACGTGGCGTCCTTGGGATTCGGCGCGGATGTGCGCGTCATCACCACGCGGACGAGCGATCGAGTTGAACGAGTGACGGTCGATCGGTAG
- a CDS encoding DUF4159 domain-containing protein produces the protein MTFGRLQRYRGLALLAALLPLGIGARPAAPVLTIARLQYDGGGDWYANPSSLPNLLAAIRQRTSLQVDKTEARVTLMDDKLWDYPFIHVTGHGNIHFSDAEIARLREYLAKGGFLHVDDNYGLDESFRREIKRVFPDRPLVDVPLTHPIYHVVYDFPKGIPKIHEHDGLPARGFGIFLGDRLAVYYSFSSDLGNGWEDPEVYHDPPELHEAALRMGVNLFVYAVTSRPTP, from the coding sequence ATGACTTTCGGTCGGCTGCAACGATATCGTGGCCTCGCGCTCCTGGCGGCGCTTCTGCCGCTCGGGATTGGAGCGCGCCCGGCTGCGCCCGTGCTCACCATCGCGCGCCTTCAGTATGACGGCGGCGGCGATTGGTACGCGAACCCGTCGAGCCTGCCGAACCTCCTCGCCGCAATCCGTCAACGCACGTCGCTGCAGGTCGACAAGACCGAAGCGCGCGTCACGCTGATGGACGACAAGCTCTGGGACTATCCGTTCATCCACGTCACGGGGCACGGGAACATCCATTTCAGCGACGCCGAGATCGCGCGCCTCCGCGAGTATCTGGCGAAGGGCGGCTTTCTCCACGTCGACGACAACTACGGTCTCGATGAAAGTTTTCGGCGAGAGATCAAGCGCGTGTTCCCCGACCGGCCGCTCGTCGACGTGCCGCTGACGCATCCGATCTATCACGTCGTCTATGATTTCCCGAAGGGGATTCCGAAGATCCACGAGCACGACGGACTTCCCGCGCGCGGGTTCGGCATCTTCCTTGGAGACCGGCTCGCGGTGTATTACAGCTTCTCCAGCGACCTCGGGAACGGTTGGGAGGATCCCGAGGTCTACCACGACCCGCCGGAATTGCACGAGGCCGCACTGCGCATGGGCGTGAACTTGTTCGTGTACGCCGTCACCAGCCGGCCGACACCGTGA
- the rsmI gene encoding 16S rRNA (cytidine(1402)-2'-O)-methyltransferase gives MTAPEPGTLFIVSTPIGNMGDFSFRAVDVLKSVALVLAEDTRHTRRLLDRYDVSTPMAAYHEHNEAKTSPRFVARLLAGESLALVSDAGTPLVSDPGARLVRAAIQAGVSVVPIPGSSAALAALVASGLDADRFLFLGFLPRTGRDRREAFEEIVGSPHTVVVYESPNRLSATLAELERLGGGLRPAVVAREMTKQFENIQRGTVADLLAYYRERPVRGEVVLLVAGRVETKGVDRIVSEEEVAARVRSLRAAGLSTRDASVQVAAELGVSKRVAYRLARGGGEAEGGETAE, from the coding sequence GTGACGGCGCCTGAACCGGGCACCTTGTTCATCGTGAGCACCCCCATCGGCAACATGGGGGATTTTTCTTTTCGTGCGGTCGACGTCCTCAAGTCTGTCGCGCTCGTGCTCGCCGAAGACACCCGCCACACGCGGCGCTTGCTCGACCGCTACGACGTCTCGACACCGATGGCGGCGTACCACGAGCACAACGAAGCCAAGACGTCGCCGCGATTCGTCGCCCGTCTGCTGGCCGGCGAATCGCTGGCGCTCGTCTCGGACGCTGGGACGCCGCTCGTGTCCGACCCAGGGGCTCGTCTCGTGCGCGCCGCGATCCAGGCCGGAGTGAGCGTCGTCCCGATTCCCGGCTCGTCGGCCGCGCTCGCGGCGTTGGTCGCCTCCGGGCTGGACGCCGACCGGTTTCTCTTCCTCGGATTCCTGCCGCGGACCGGGCGAGACAGGCGCGAGGCGTTCGAGGAGATTGTCGGTTCGCCCCACACGGTGGTGGTGTACGAATCGCCGAACCGTCTCTCGGCCACGCTCGCCGAGCTCGAGCGGCTCGGTGGCGGACTCCGCCCCGCGGTCGTGGCCCGCGAAATGACCAAACAATTCGAGAACATCCAAAGAGGAACGGTCGCCGACCTCCTCGCGTATTATCGGGAACGGCCCGTGCGCGGCGAAGTTGTGCTCCTTGTGGCTGGACGGGTGGAGACCAAAGGCGTCGATCGGATCGTGAGTGAGGAGGAAGTCGCGGCTCGGGTTCGATCGCTTCGCGCCGCGGGCCTCAGCACTCGGGACGCGTCGGTGCAGGTCGCGGCGGAACTGGGTGTTTCGAAGCGCGTGGCGTATCGTCTCGCTCGAGGTGGCGGCGAGGCCGAGGGAGGAGAAACCGCGGAATGA
- the mce gene encoding methylmalonyl-CoA epimerase, giving the protein MQKASDSARALGAVIAHIGIAVRGLDEGVSFYRDVLGMNEVPLADSDGARIAGFAAGDSLVELLEPATDDSPIGKFVAKRGGGLHHVCFAVPDLDAALDRCREFGIRLIDETPRTGAEGKRIAFLHPSSTSGVLVELTER; this is encoded by the coding sequence ATGCAAAAGGCTTCGGACAGCGCGCGAGCGCTGGGTGCGGTCATCGCGCACATCGGCATCGCGGTGCGCGGTCTCGACGAGGGCGTTTCGTTCTACCGCGACGTCCTAGGCATGAACGAAGTTCCGCTCGCCGATTCGGACGGAGCGCGGATCGCGGGCTTCGCGGCCGGCGACTCGCTCGTCGAATTACTGGAGCCGGCGACCGACGATTCGCCGATCGGAAAATTCGTCGCGAAGCGCGGCGGCGGACTCCATCACGTGTGCTTCGCGGTGCCAGACCTAGACGCCGCGCTGGATCGCTGCCGCGAATTCGGAATACGCCTCATCGACGAAACGCCGAGGACGGGCGCCGAAGGCAAGCGCATTGCCTTCCTGCACCCGTCGTCGACGTCGGGCGTGTTGGTGGAGCTGACCGAGCGCTGA
- the ychF gene encoding redox-regulated ATPase YchF, whose translation MLKLGIVGLPNVGKSTLFNALTSAGVLAANYPFATKDPNVGRVNVPDPRLDVLARIVRPERVVPAVVEFVDIAGLVKGASQGEGLGNQFLANIRETDAVVHVVRAFDDDDVLHVMGAVDPVRDREVIEFELALADLSIVEKRLDRVRRAAKTGDKEALAELGPLEAANAELKEGRALWHAKLSADHRRVLAPLSLLTLKPVLYAANVTDAELSGSEQEGTHIAKLRCAVAESGEPAEVVPFSAKIEAELADLPEDDRKAFLESLGLESAGLDRLIRAGYHLLGLQTYFTAGEQEARAWTIHRGDTAPAAAGVIHTDFERGFIRAETVGYEDFVANDGWKGSRERGVVRSEGKEYVVHDGDVMLFRFNV comes from the coding sequence ATGCTCAAACTCGGAATCGTCGGACTGCCGAACGTCGGCAAGTCTACTCTCTTCAACGCGCTGACGTCGGCGGGCGTGCTTGCCGCCAACTATCCGTTCGCGACCAAGGACCCCAACGTCGGCCGGGTCAACGTCCCGGATCCGCGTCTCGACGTGCTCGCGCGCATCGTGCGCCCGGAGCGCGTCGTGCCGGCCGTCGTCGAGTTCGTGGACATCGCCGGCCTCGTGAAAGGCGCGTCGCAGGGCGAAGGACTCGGCAACCAGTTCCTCGCCAACATCCGCGAGACCGACGCGGTCGTGCACGTCGTGCGCGCGTTCGACGACGACGACGTGCTGCACGTGATGGGTGCGGTCGATCCGGTGCGCGATCGCGAAGTGATCGAGTTCGAGCTCGCGCTCGCCGACTTGAGCATCGTCGAAAAGCGTCTCGACCGCGTGCGGCGCGCCGCGAAGACCGGCGACAAGGAAGCTCTCGCCGAGCTGGGACCCCTCGAGGCGGCGAACGCCGAGTTGAAGGAAGGACGCGCGCTTTGGCATGCGAAGCTGTCGGCCGACCATCGCCGCGTGCTCGCGCCGCTGTCGCTGCTCACGCTCAAGCCGGTGCTCTACGCCGCGAACGTCACCGACGCGGAGCTCTCGGGCAGCGAGCAGGAAGGCACGCACATCGCGAAGCTGCGGTGCGCCGTCGCCGAAAGCGGAGAGCCAGCCGAGGTGGTTCCCTTCTCCGCCAAGATCGAAGCGGAGCTGGCCGATCTTCCGGAAGACGACCGCAAAGCCTTCCTCGAGTCCCTCGGCTTGGAGTCTGCGGGTCTCGATCGATTGATTCGCGCCGGGTATCACCTGCTTGGGCTGCAGACCTATTTCACGGCGGGCGAGCAGGAGGCCCGCGCCTGGACGATCCACCGGGGCGACACGGCGCCCGCGGCGGCCGGAGTGATCCACACCGACTTCGAGCGCGGATTCATCCGGGCCGAGACGGTGGGCTACGAGGATTTCGTCGCCAACGACGGGTGGAAAGGGTCGCGCGAAAGGGGCGTCGTCCGCTCCGAGGGTAAGGAGTACGTCGTTCACGACGGCGACGTGATGTTGTTTCGATTCAACGTCTGA
- a CDS encoding pyridoxine 5'-phosphate synthase, with protein MLHQRLYINVDHIATIRQARRSTYPDPVEGAVVCERAGADGITAHLREDRRHIQDDDVDRLAKTVSTVFNLEMACTDEMIGIALRLRPHQVTLVPERREEITTEGGLDVLREKDRIAAGVARLNAAKIRTSLFVGPDRPTVEASRAAGAAAIELHTGAYAHAADDPGKLRDLRDAAGYGASIGLAVHAGHGLTTDNVGPVAAIPEIEELNIGHWVISRAIIAGLAEAVRELRQAMDAARATF; from the coding sequence ATGCTCCACCAGCGCCTTTACATCAACGTCGACCACATCGCCACGATCCGCCAAGCGCGCCGATCGACCTATCCCGATCCGGTGGAAGGAGCCGTCGTCTGCGAGCGGGCGGGCGCCGACGGGATCACCGCGCACCTGCGCGAGGATCGCCGCCATATCCAAGACGACGACGTGGACCGTCTCGCAAAAACAGTTTCGACGGTCTTCAATCTGGAGATGGCCTGCACCGACGAAATGATCGGCATCGCGCTCCGTCTTCGTCCGCACCAGGTCACCCTGGTGCCCGAGCGCCGCGAGGAGATCACCACTGAAGGTGGCCTCGACGTGCTCCGCGAGAAGGACCGAATCGCCGCCGGGGTAGCCCGGCTAAACGCGGCGAAAATCCGCACCAGCCTCTTTGTCGGACCCGATCGGCCGACGGTCGAAGCGTCGCGCGCCGCCGGCGCGGCAGCCATCGAGCTTCACACAGGCGCCTATGCCCACGCCGCCGACGATCCGGGCAAGCTCCGCGATCTCCGTGACGCGGCGGGCTACGGGGCGTCGATTGGGTTGGCGGTGCACGCGGGGCACGGGCTCACGACGGACAATGTGGGCCCGGTCGCTGCGATCCCGGAGATCGAGGAGCTAAACATCGGACACTGGGTTATAAGCCGCGCCATCATCGCGGGGTTGGCGGAGGCAGTTCGCGAGCTGCGACAGGCGATGGACGCGGCCCGAGCGACTTTCTAG
- a CDS encoding lysylphosphatidylglycerol synthase transmembrane domain-containing protein produces MKFGWRAVLGIVVSIAFLYFAFRNLDLSRARAMARDANYWLLILSAAVATCMFPLRARRWKTILDPVAPNLPFGPLWRATAIGVMVTNVIPLRAGELARPLALTRQIPSVSFSTSLASVAVDRVFDGIVVMVLLAIGVSLAHFNPSTTIGGYSLTHAAGLVVGGAVALLVAFYILVFFPKTLIRAFELVARRVSPTVERRGAEMLARFSEGLSVLKTPGHFAAVFGWTLAHWLVQPLAFWLAFLAVGVHVTFVATLIVQGIIVILVALPSAPGFFGPFEVGAAIGLSLYGISQSEATTWALLFHIASYIPITLIGGYYALQLGLSLGDMRVDPTPDAAD; encoded by the coding sequence ATGAAGTTCGGCTGGCGTGCCGTCCTTGGGATCGTCGTCAGCATCGCGTTCTTGTACTTCGCGTTTCGGAATCTCGACCTGTCGCGAGCGCGCGCGATGGCGCGCGATGCGAATTACTGGTTGTTGATTCTCAGCGCCGCAGTCGCGACGTGCATGTTTCCGCTCCGCGCGAGACGTTGGAAAACGATCCTCGATCCCGTCGCGCCGAACCTTCCGTTCGGTCCGCTCTGGCGAGCCACCGCCATCGGCGTGATGGTCACCAACGTGATTCCACTGCGAGCCGGCGAGCTGGCGCGACCACTTGCGCTCACGCGCCAGATCCCCTCGGTCAGTTTCTCGACCTCGCTCGCCTCCGTGGCCGTGGACCGGGTCTTCGACGGAATCGTCGTCATGGTCTTGCTGGCGATCGGCGTCTCACTCGCCCACTTCAACCCCAGCACGACCATTGGCGGATATTCTCTAACGCACGCCGCGGGGCTCGTGGTCGGCGGGGCCGTGGCACTGCTGGTCGCATTCTACATTCTCGTATTCTTTCCGAAAACTCTCATTCGAGCGTTCGAGTTGGTTGCGCGACGCGTGTCGCCTACGGTCGAACGGCGGGGCGCTGAGATGCTCGCGCGGTTTTCGGAAGGGCTCAGTGTTTTGAAGACGCCGGGGCACTTCGCCGCGGTGTTCGGTTGGACGCTCGCTCATTGGCTCGTGCAACCGCTGGCGTTCTGGCTGGCGTTTTTGGCGGTTGGCGTCCACGTGACTTTCGTCGCCACGCTCATCGTTCAGGGGATCATCGTCATCCTCGTGGCGCTTCCGTCGGCGCCCGGCTTCTTCGGACCCTTTGAGGTGGGCGCGGCGATCGGATTGTCGCTCTACGGCATCAGCCAATCCGAGGCGACGACGTGGGCGCTTCTCTTCCACATCGCCTCGTACATCCCGATCACACTCATCGGCGGGTACTACGCCTTGCAGCTCGGCCTCTCGCTCGGCGACATGCGCGTCGATCCGACGCCCGACGCCGCCGATTGA
- a CDS encoding Hpt domain-containing protein, producing MTAPAGFLEFFILEASEYVEQLDGLLLSAGASGPDSAAFQRTARALRGTATMAKLGPFAEVAAALERVGRVLQDGALRWEPALRGALVSAVDDLKVLLHSVRSWSPAEDARARARTSELAKYLPRAASAAAAASAATATAAPFLAGEAANIAAGLELLTTRPGDMGTAANVLKRVRALRGVAGVSSVGPLADALEATEDAARGLETGSEGMTPQARALLEAAAAHLRTLSAAMRGGGDVNAPSQTRDVFDAALDNWSASTSERERVVPIAELFYGESEGVVSAASAPPTSASERFRLELVSQGEHLRQVVAAARQSRDTSGLARSQRDLRRALRALQAAAESFGETEVATLIGRRIEALTQLDGRTLDDLNSVAAALTDATAPGTDLRTRLRQIADKTATRAPTPSAPISSAPPPLRAPLESPRGRTPARVAALLDSAVLAIESLGGQPLAAAVEIPEDALVPIGSLLYRGRAALDRAAELRDEMRQSGSAANKAALDELFELIDLARTE from the coding sequence ATGACCGCACCTGCGGGTTTTCTCGAGTTCTTCATCCTTGAAGCGAGCGAATACGTCGAGCAGCTGGACGGCCTTCTGCTCAGCGCCGGCGCGTCGGGGCCGGACAGCGCCGCGTTCCAGCGAACGGCGCGCGCCCTGCGCGGTACGGCCACCATGGCCAAGCTGGGTCCCTTCGCCGAAGTTGCCGCCGCCCTCGAGCGCGTCGGGCGCGTTTTGCAGGACGGCGCTTTGCGCTGGGAGCCCGCGCTTCGCGGCGCCTTGGTCTCGGCGGTAGACGACCTCAAGGTGTTGCTCCACTCCGTTCGCTCCTGGTCGCCGGCCGAAGATGCCCGGGCCCGGGCGCGCACCTCGGAGCTCGCGAAGTATCTGCCTCGCGCCGCGAGCGCTGCCGCGGCAGCCAGCGCAGCGACGGCCACGGCCGCGCCGTTCCTCGCCGGCGAAGCCGCGAACATCGCCGCGGGCCTCGAGCTTCTCACGACTCGGCCAGGTGACATGGGCACGGCGGCCAACGTGCTCAAGCGCGTTCGCGCGCTTCGCGGGGTCGCCGGCGTGTCGAGCGTCGGGCCGCTCGCCGACGCGCTCGAGGCCACGGAAGACGCAGCGCGTGGCCTGGAAACCGGAAGCGAAGGCATGACGCCGCAAGCGCGCGCACTTCTCGAGGCGGCGGCCGCACATTTACGAACGCTCTCCGCCGCGATGCGCGGTGGCGGCGACGTCAACGCGCCGAGCCAGACTCGCGACGTCTTCGATGCCGCGCTCGACAATTGGAGCGCCAGCACGAGCGAGCGTGAGCGCGTCGTCCCGATCGCTGAGCTCTTCTATGGAGAGAGCGAGGGCGTCGTGTCCGCCGCGTCGGCGCCACCGACGTCCGCGTCGGAGCGATTCCGTCTCGAGCTGGTCAGCCAGGGTGAGCACCTTCGCCAGGTCGTGGCCGCGGCGCGCCAGTCGAGGGACACATCCGGCTTGGCGCGCTCGCAACGCGACCTCCGCCGCGCGTTGCGTGCTTTGCAGGCGGCCGCCGAGAGCTTCGGTGAGACCGAAGTCGCGACGTTGATCGGCCGGCGAATCGAGGCATTGACGCAGCTCGACGGGCGCACGCTCGACGATCTCAACTCGGTCGCCGCCGCCCTTACTGATGCGACCGCGCCGGGGACGGATCTGCGCACGCGGCTTCGACAGATCGCCGACAAGACCGCGACGCGCGCGCCGACGCCGTCAGCGCCGATATCGTCCGCGCCGCCGCCGCTTCGCGCGCCGCTCGAGTCGCCGCGGGGGCGTACACCGGCGCGCGTGGCTGCGCTCCTCGATTCGGCGGTCTTGGCGATCGAGTCTCTCGGCGGGCAGCCGCTTGCCGCCGCCGTCGAAATTCCGGAGGACGCGCTCGTGCCGATCGGGTCGTTGTTGTATCGCGGACGCGCCGCGCTCGATCGTGCCGCCGAGCTTCGCGACGAGATGCGCCAGAGCGGCAGCGCGGCAAACAAGGCGGCGCTCGACGAGCTGTTCGAGTTGATCGATCTCGCCCGCACGGAGTAA
- a CDS encoding ribose-phosphate pyrophosphokinase, with amino-acid sequence MLTAQAPAPRMDGLAVPSHGLKLLSGTANRPLAEEIARNLGVDLCRVNLGRFADGEISVRIDENVRGNDVFIFQPTNPPAENVMELLLLIDAARRASAARITCVMPYYGYARQDRKDQPRVPIGAKLMANMIQAAGVDRVLGIDFHQHQLQGFFDVPVDHLYAMPVFTAHYRRMQLNEPVVVAPDVGSAKMARGFAKRLNATLAIIDKRRPQPNVSEVVNVVGEVEGHDCILVDDMIDTAGTVTEAARALRNLGAKDIYICATHALLSGPARSRLNDAPIKEVAVTDTIAIPEERRPNKLCVLSVGELLSKAIRFTHAEQSVSSLFD; translated from the coding sequence ATGCTTACCGCCCAAGCCCCAGCGCCGCGCATGGATGGATTAGCCGTACCGAGCCACGGCCTCAAGCTGCTTTCCGGGACCGCCAACCGGCCGCTCGCCGAGGAGATCGCGCGCAACCTCGGCGTGGACCTGTGTCGCGTGAACCTGGGCCGCTTCGCCGACGGCGAGATCTCCGTGCGCATCGACGAAAACGTCCGCGGCAACGACGTCTTCATCTTCCAGCCGACGAATCCGCCGGCCGAAAACGTGATGGAGCTGCTGCTGCTGATCGATGCGGCGCGCCGCGCATCGGCGGCGCGGATCACCTGCGTCATGCCCTACTACGGCTACGCGCGGCAGGATCGCAAAGATCAGCCTCGCGTGCCGATCGGCGCGAAGTTGATGGCCAACATGATCCAAGCCGCCGGCGTGGACCGCGTGCTCGGGATCGATTTTCATCAGCACCAATTGCAAGGGTTCTTCGACGTTCCCGTCGATCATCTCTATGCGATGCCGGTGTTCACGGCGCATTATCGAAGAATGCAGCTCAACGAGCCGGTGGTCGTCGCGCCGGACGTCGGGTCGGCGAAGATGGCGCGCGGGTTCGCCAAGCGCTTGAACGCGACACTGGCCATCATCGACAAGCGGCGCCCGCAGCCGAACGTCTCTGAAGTGGTGAACGTGGTCGGCGAGGTCGAGGGCCACGATTGTATCCTCGTCGACGACATGATCGACACGGCCGGGACCGTGACGGAGGCCGCACGCGCGCTCCGAAACCTCGGCGCGAAAGACATCTATATTTGTGCGACGCACGCGTTGCTTTCCGGACCGGCGCGGTCGCGCCTCAACGACGCGCCGATCAAGGAAGTCGCGGTCACCGACACGATCGCGATCCCGGAAGAGCGGCGTCCCAACAAGCTCTGCGTGTTGTCGGTCGGCGAATTGCTTTCAAAGGCGATTCGCTTCACGCACGCGGAGCAGTCGGTGAGTTCGTTGTTCGATTAG